The Glycine max cultivar Williams 82 chromosome 12, Glycine_max_v4.0, whole genome shotgun sequence genome window below encodes:
- the LOC102668562 gene encoding serine/threonine-protein phosphatase 7 long form homolog — translation MVRTRRSDLSLATRVIGRGRHDKHHADDVHRRRPTASARRQRVHVARAEDVPQVTEDIPHVTEHVPHVDEDILTADVDVADVAADGAEGSPAQHGEGFPGGPHDTSLLTSFADHVEQPELKLVSHGRKVDKFGSPAPKIEGLVVGTGLSPLIDCSVVTGNPRLISAFVERWHRETNTFHLPMGELMITLDDVVCLLHLPITEALHRFEPLGVDEAVLLLMELLEVSGEEARVETILITYLLHLVGCTLFANKSATHVHVVHLEGFRDLGQSRGYAWGVVVLVHMYDQLNEASQTPTRQMGGYLTLLQCWIYEYFPSVHQCVTDDGYAEKTPRASRWLTMKAHMKGIKGAPYRGQLRWGHVVVYVRPERVVQQFGYMHTIPPLPVTSLLSYEDISDRWMHFGDHLAPAGEICVVPSQVSADYMEWFFQISHPFVMSTQEGDEPRHPPAPDVDAYVEPHIPEVPVPANLPRPSVVAYEGCEAIAKRLERVLNLRMVTARTELHEIMEDCLRIARGDTSDGSLRARRRQRID, via the exons atggttagaacaAGAAGATCAGATCTTTCCTTAGCTACTAGGGTAATAGGAAGAGGTAGACACGATAAGCATCATGCAGATGATGTTCACCGGCGTAGGCCGACCGCATCTGCCCGTAGGCAACGAGTACATGTTGCTAGGGCTGAGGATGTTCCTCAGGTGACTGAGGATATTCCTCATGTGACTGAGCATGTTCCTCATGTGGACGAGGACATTCTGACTGCGGATGTAGATGTTGCAGACGTAGCTGCTGATGGTGCTGAGGGATCACCTGCTCAGCATGGCgagggattccctggtgggCCACATGACACATCATTGCTGACATCATTTGCTGACCATGTG GAACAACCTGAGTTGAAGCTGGTCTCCCACGGTAGGAAAGTTGATAAATTTGGGAGTCCAGCGCCTAAGATTGAAGGCCTTGTTGTCGGCACCGGATTAAGTCCATTGATCGATTGTTCTGTGGTCACTGGTAATCCTAGACTTATATCtgcatttgtggagaggtggcataGGGAGACCAACACCTTCCACCTTCCAATGGGGGAGTTGATGATCACACTGGACGATGTGGTGTGTCTCCTCCATCTTCCTATCACAGAGGCATTACACAGGTTTGAGCCTCTGGGCGTGGACGAGGCAGTCTTGTTGTTAATGGAGCTTCTAGAGGTATCCGGCGAGGAGGCTCGAGTTGAGACCATAC ttatcacttACCTCCTCCACCTGGTGGGTTgtactctttttgctaataaaagTGCAACCCATGTTCATGTGGTGCATTTGGAGGGTTTTCGAGACTTGGGTCAGTCTAGGGGCTATGCCTGGGGAGTTGTCGTGCTGGTTCACATGTATGACCAGCTAAATGAAGCTTCGCAGACCCCCACACGACAGATGGGTGGGTACTTAACGCTATTACAG TGCTGGATATATGAGTATTTTCCCAGTGTTCATCAGTGTGTCACTGATGATGGATATGCTGAGAAGACCCCACGTGCCTCCAGGTGGCTTACGATGAAGGCGCACATGAAGGGGATCAAGGGAGCGCCGTACAGG GGGCAGCTCAGATGGGGTCATGTTGTGGTCTATGTCAGACCAGAGAGGGTGGTACAACAGTTCGGGTACATGCACACCATCCCTCCGCTGCCGGTTACTAGTTTGTTGTCGTATGAGGACATAAGCGACAGGTGGATGCATTTCGGGGATCATCTAGCACCTGCGGGTGAGATTTGTGTTGTCCCCAGCCAGGTATCAGCAGactacatggagtggttttttCAGATATCTCACCCTTTCGTCATGTCAACCCAGGAAGGTGATGAGCCCAGACATCCACCTGCCCCAGATGTGGATGCATACGTCGAGCCACATATCCCAGAGGTTCCAGTCCCAGCTAATCTCCCTAGACCTTCAGTG GTTGCTTATGAAGGTTGTGAAGCAATCGCAAaaaggttggagcgtgtgctcaaccttaggatggTCACTGCAAGAACTGAGTTACATGAGATCATGGAAGATTGTCTGCGGATCGCTAGGGGTGACACCTCTGATGGAAGTCTTAGGGCACGACGTAGACAGCGCATAGATTAG